GCACCAGGCCCACCCCGTTTTCGATCTGCGGATAGTCCTCGTACGCCTCAGCCCGGGGAAATGCCCGCCCGGCGATCAGATAGAATTCATCCGCCGCAAAGACAAACCGCGAGCCGCGCTCGCGCAGGAACCGAGCCTGGCTGCGTTGCACCAGGTCCAGGACCTCGCGCGCCAGGACCGGCTTGACCGGTGTCAGCTCAGCCAGACCCTGACGGTGCGCAGTCAGGCCGACCGGGACCAGGGCCAGCGAAAGCCCGCCCTCGCCGAGGGCGGCCAGTTCCTCAACCGTGCGCTCCAGCACCGCGCCGTCGTTATAGCCCGGGCAGACCACGGCCTGGTAGTGCAGCCGCACCCCACCGTCCAGAAGACGGCGCAGCAGGGGCAAAATTTCGGGCTTGCGGCAGCCGCCCAGCATCCGCCCGCGCACGGCCGGGTCGGTGGCGTGGACCGAGATATAGAGAGGACTCAATCCCAGGCGGATAATCCGCTCCACCTGGTCGGCGCTCAAATTCGAGCCGGTGATGAAATTACCGCGCAGAAAGCTCTGGCGGTAATCCTCATCCTTCACGTACAGCGCCGGGCGTAGCCCCCGCGGTAGCTGATCGACGAAACAGAACAGACAGCGGTTGCCGCAGCGGCGCAGGCTGTCCTCGGCCACGGCCAGGCCCAACCCGGTTCCCGGCTCGCGCTCCAGGCCCACCCGCCGCAGCGGCGTCCCCTCCAGCTCCAGCTCCAGGAAATCCTCGGCCGCCTGGTAGTAGAAATCTATGTAGTCCTCGACCGGGTTGCCGTTGATCCGCAGGATACGGTCCCCGGCAGCCAGCCCGGCGCACTCGGCGGCCGAGCCTTTTTCCACCTCGGTAATTTCGACCATTTAACCGCCCGAAAAACTTTCTTTACTATACCCCCTCGCCCCGGAGGCGTCAAGAAAAACCTCCGGGAAACCGCGGCAGAACCGCACTCGACCGGGATGACAGGGCACCGGCCGGCAATGAGCGGGCAAATTTTCGCTGGGGATCAGTCCGACAGGGGCAGATCGAGGGTCCAGAGGTCGTAATTTCCGCTGAGTGAGGAGGCGAAAATCACCCTGCGCCCGTCGGGGAAGAACCGGGGGCTGATCACCGCCCCACCGTCGCGCGTGAGCTGGCGCTCGTAGCCGTCCGCCAGACGGTGCAGCCAGAGGCTGCCGTTGCGCACAAGCACCAGATGGCTGCCGTCCGGGCTGATATCCGCATCCTCGGCCCCCGGCCCGGCCAGGCGGCTGACTGAGCCGTCCAGCAGCGAGACCTTGCAGACCACCGGCAGGCTGTCGCTGTACGAGGTGAACAGCAGGCTCCCACCGTCCGGGAACCAGCGCGGGAACAGCGGGTGCTGCTCGGGCCCCACCACTTCCTGGGGCGGCTGGCCCTCGGCGGCGTAGTCCAGCACCTTGAGGCTCAGACGGTGGCCGCGCTTGGAGCAGTAGGCCACCCGCGAATCGGTCGGCGAGCAGGCGGGCAGCCAGTCGTACCCATCACCCGCGGTCAGGCGACGGGCGTTGTTCTGGTCCTTGCCCAGGTCGAGCAGCCAGAGGTCGCGCACCCCGGCCCGCTCACTCCAGAACACCAACGTGCGGCCGTCCACGCACCAGCTCGGCGCCCAGCCTCCCTGGTAGGTGATCCGGCTCACTCCGCGCGAGGCGGTCGAGGCGGTCCAGACCTCCGGCTCCCCGCTGCGGAACGAGGTGAACGCCACCAGGGTGCCGCGCGATGAAACCTCGCCCTCCCAGTCGGCGCGCTCGGAAAGGGTGAACTGCTCGGGACGCTGGATCACGGTCAGGCGCAGGCTGTCCCGGGCGACCGCTGAATCTCCGGCCAGCGCGCGGACCGTGAGGGTCTGCACCCGGTAGGCCAGGGCCCGCACCGAAGCGTTTATGCCCTCGGACACGACTGTCCCGCCGGAGACGGACCAGACGAAGCGCAGGCCCTCGGCCGGCAGGCTTCCGCTGTACTCGGCGCGCAGGGAGAGTTCCTCCTGGCCGTAGCAGACCGTGCCGGGCCTGGGCTCGACAATGCGGAGACCGTCCGCCGCAAGGGCCGCGGAAACGAAAACAAACGCCGTCAAGGCAGCGCAGGCTGCGGTGATCTTGTCCATCTTACCTTTCCGGGGTTCAGTCGACGCGGACCGGGCTGGTTTTCCTGAGCACTTCGTGCGTCAGGTTGTAGTAGTCCTCGGCGCCGGTGGAATTGATCGCGTACTCGAAGATGGTCTGGCCGAAACTGGGAGCCTCGCGCAAACGGGTGTTGACCCGGATCACCGTGTCGAACACCTTGTTGGGGAAATGCGACACCAGCACGCGGTAGATTTCGGCCGAAAGGTTCGTGCGAACGTCGTACTGGGTGGCCAGGATGCCCAGCAGCTCGGTCTCCACCCGGGTGAAACGCTTGATCTCGCGCATCAGCTCGATGGTGTGGCGCGCGCCGTTCATGGCCAGGTAGTCCATGCTCACCGGGATGATGACCCGGTCCACCAGGGTGAGGGCGTTGATATTGATCAGGTTGCGGCTGGGGGCGCAGTCGCAGATCAGGAAATCCACGTTGCGCAGGTCGCTCAGGGAGTTGCGCAGGATGAACTCCCGCCCGTCGCGCCCGGCGATGGCCAGCTCGGTCTCGCTGAGCTTGCGTCCGCCCGAGGTGATCAGGAACAGGTTCTCCCGCACCTGGCTGACCGAGGTCTTGCCGCTGCGCAACAGGTCGGACAGGCTCTTTTCGCCCTCGATGCCGAAAACCAGCCCCAGGTCGCCGTGCGGGTCGCAGTCGATCAGGATCACCCGCTTGCCGCTCAGGGCCAAGCCATGACCCAGATTGACCGCAGTGGTGGTTTTGCCGGTGCCACCCTTGGAGGTTATGACTGCGAGCTTTATCATGGCCGCTTATCGGTCAGAGAGTTCCCGGGCTGTAAACGTCGGAATCCGTCCCCGGACTGTCCGGGCAATTGCCGCCTTCACACGCGTAGTATCAGACCCGCTTTTCCTTAATGGTGCGCAGCGCTTCCTCGATCTTGAGACTGGCCTTGGTCAGGTCCATCGTTCCGATTTTCTCCGCCCCCGGGGCCACCTCGGGAGTGACCCGGCGTTGTTTCTTGCGGTTCTGGCGTCGGCTGAACTTCTCGTACCGGTCCCGGTCCACCCCGGCCACGGGCTGCGACTCCGGGCTTTCGGAGACAAGGGTGAGCGAACGGGAGAAAAACAGGCCCTTGTCGGCGACATCCTTGACCGGCGCCGTCTTGGCACGCCGCTCGCCGGACACCGAAAGCTCCTTGGCCTGACGGTACATCAGGCTGGCACGCTCCGGCAGGCTTTTCTTATCGTAGAGGATACCCAGATTGTAGTAGACTTTGGGGTTGTCGGGCTGGCTCTTGAGCACGCTCTCGAAGCATTCGACCGCCGGGTCCACCTGGTCCAGCTTGTTGAACGCCTCCCCAAGCTGGAACAGCACGTCCGGGTCGTTGGGCTCGGCCTCCAGAGCCTTGCGGAGCATGTTCACCGCCTCGCCGTAGAGTCCGCGGCGGTAGAAAATCATGCCCAGGCCGCGCCAGCCCTGTGCCGAGCGAGGATTAACGGTGACCAGGCGACGCAGGACACGCTCGGCCTCGGAGAAACGCACCATCTCCAGACAGGTGAGTCCCGTGTGCCAGAGCGCCTGCTCGTCGTCCGGCTCTCGCTCCAGGAACTGCACCAGGCATTCGATGGCCTTGGGATACCGTCCCAGCAGATAGGAGGTTATCCCCAGGTATTTGAGCGCTCCGGGGTGACGGTTGCTCTGGACCAGGGCCTGGGCGAAACTCGCGGCGGCATCCACGTAGCGGCGGTTGGAATAGTGCTCCATCCCGGCAGCGTAGAGGCCCTCGGCCTTGCTCCCGCTGATCTGGTCCGCGCTCCCGCCGCCGGAGGCTCCGGCGTTCTGTTTTTCCTGGCTTGCCATTCTGGTCAACCCGGTATATTTTAGGCCGTTGACAAATTTAAAAAAATCTACTCAAATCGACGCAGGCTGTCAAGAAAGCTATTTCTGTTGAATTTTTTATACAAGGCTTATATTTTATATAAATTGCCCCTACAGCAGGGGCATTTTTCGCTGGACCGCTGAGCGGGCCAAACCGTCCGACCGGCAGACAGTCCAGCCCGGAGAACCCGAGCCCAGGCCCGTCCAAGCGGGTATGGCCCAACGCCTGGAACTTTGTCCGGCCGGCGGCGTAAAGACCGCCCGACAGCGCCGGCCGTCCGGCTACAATTTTTTAACACCGAGGGTACTGACGTGAGAGAGAAAATCCATCCCGACTACAAAAAGTGCATCGTCACCTGCGCTTGCGGCAACACCTACGAAACCCGCTCGACCCAGGACAAGATCACGGTGGAAATCTGCTCCGAGTGCCACCCGTTCTACACCGGCAAGCAGAAACTGGTGGACACGGCCGGCCGTGTCGAGCTTTTCCGCCGCCGCTATGCCAATGTGATGCCCAAGGGCGCCAAATGACGCAGCGCCCGAGGCGCGTGCTTCTGTTCTAAAGACTCAATTGCCCGTGTAGGGGCACGGCGCGCCGTGCCCCTACCTTTTTAATCCGGTTGCACGACCCAGGTTTTCTCATCGTGCGGGAAAGGCCGAGTCAACATGGCGAGCCGGGAAATCAAGATGGGCGGCCAGGCCGTGATCGAGGGCGTGATGATGCGCTCCGAGGACCTGTGGGCCGTGGCCGTGCGCTCGCCGGACGGTGGGATCAAGCTGCGCCGCGGGCGCTGGATCCCGGTGGCCAGGCGGCTGCCGGTTTTCAAGCTCCCTTTTCTGCGCGGTATGGTGGTGCTGATCGAAACCCTGGTGCTGGGGATCAAGGCCCTCAACTGGTCGGCCGACATTGCCACCACGGGCGAGAGCGGACGGACCGAGAGCCAGGAGAAAGGCCTCTGGTGGGGCCTGACCATGGCCGGCACCGTGGCGTTCTCCCTGCTCCTGGGCGTCGCTGCCTTTTTCTACCTGCCCCTGATGCTGACCGAATGGCTGGGGGTGAAAAACCCGGTGCTGTTCAACGTAGTGGACGGCATTTTCCGGGTGGTCCTGTTCCTGGGCTACCTGGCCGTGATCTCGCGCTGGAAGGAGATCGCACGGGTCTTCGAGTACCACGGCGCCGAGCACCAGGTGATCGCCGCCTGGGAGGACAAGAAAGAGCTGACCTGGGATAACATCCATCCCTACAGCACGTTCCACCCACGCTGCGGCACCAGTTTCATCCTGATCCTGATGCTGGTCTCGATCCTGGTGTTCATGTTCCTGGGCCGTCCGGACAACCTGGGCGAGCGCCTGGTGCGGATGCTGTTCATCCCGCTGATCGGCGGGGTGAGCTACGAGCTGATCCGTCTGAGCGGCAAGTACGCGCGCAACCCGGTGGCGCGGGCGCTGATCGCCCCCGGCCTCTGGCTGCAGCGGATCACCACCAGCACGCCCGACCAGGGCCAGGTCGAGGTGGCGGTGGCCTCGCTGCGCGCCGCCCTGGGCCTGGATGAGAGTGAGGAGCAGACGCCGAGCGCTCCCCTGGCCGCAGAAGCCTGACCCCTCCCGACGCTGTCAACCCCGGTAAACAGACAATGGACGCCAAAGTCAAGAAAATCCTGGAACGCTACGAGGAACTGGGCCGCCGGATGGCCTCACCCGAGGTGATATCCGACTCGCGCGCGCTCCAGGAGGCCGCCCGCGAGCACAGCCGGCTGGTCCCCCTGGTACAGACCTGGGAGCGCCTGGAGAAGATCCGTCACAACATCCAGGGCAACCGCCAGTTGATCGAGTCCGGCTCCGACCCGGAGCTGGCCGAGTTGGCCGAGGCCGAGCTGGAAAGCCTGGAGCAAAGCGCCGAAAAGCTGGAGCAGGAACTGAACAAGCTCCTCGTCCCGCCCGACCCGATGGACGACAAGGGCATAATCATGGAGATACGGGCCGGCACGGGCGGCGAGGAGGCCGCGCTGTTCGCCGCCGACCTGTTCCGCATGTACAGCCACTACATTGAGTCCAAAGGCTGGCGCAACGAGCTGATCTCGATGACCAGCTCCGAGCAGGGCGGGTTCAAGGAGGTAATCTTCGCGGTGAGCGGCCAGGGGGTCTACGGCCGCCTGCGCTACGAAAGCGGAGTGCACCGCGTGCAGCGCGTGCCTGCCACCGAGTCGAGCGGACGGATCCACACCTCGGCCGCCACTGTGGCCGTGCTGCCCGAAGCCGAGGAGGTGGACATCGTGATCCGGCCCGAG
This genomic stretch from bacterium harbors:
- the rpmE gene encoding 50S ribosomal protein L31, whose product is MREKIHPDYKKCIVTCACGNTYETRSTQDKITVEICSECHPFYTGKQKLVDTAGRVELFRRRYANVMPKGAK
- a CDS encoding DUF1385 domain-containing protein is translated as MASREIKMGGQAVIEGVMMRSEDLWAVAVRSPDGGIKLRRGRWIPVARRLPVFKLPFLRGMVVLIETLVLGIKALNWSADIATTGESGRTESQEKGLWWGLTMAGTVAFSLLLGVAAFFYLPLMLTEWLGVKNPVLFNVVDGIFRVVLFLGYLAVISRWKEIARVFEYHGAEHQVIAAWEDKKELTWDNIHPYSTFHPRCGTSFILILMLVSILVFMFLGRPDNLGERLVRMLFIPLIGGVSYELIRLSGKYARNPVARALIAPGLWLQRITTSTPDQGQVEVAVASLRAALGLDESEEQTPSAPLAAEA
- the prfA gene encoding peptide chain release factor 1 — translated: MDAKVKKILERYEELGRRMASPEVISDSRALQEAAREHSRLVPLVQTWERLEKIRHNIQGNRQLIESGSDPELAELAEAELESLEQSAEKLEQELNKLLVPPDPMDDKGIIMEIRAGTGGEEAALFAADLFRMYSHYIESKGWRNELISMTSSEQGGFKEVIFAVSGQGVYGRLRYESGVHRVQRVPATESSGRIHTSAATVAVLPEAEEVDIVIRPEDIKVDVFRSSGPGGQSVNTTDSAVRITHLPTKLVVSCQDEKSQLKNKNKAMKVLRSRLLDMRIQEAEAERARERRIQVGTGDRSAKIRTYNFPQSRLTDHRIGLTLHSLDDILNGELEPVVTALAEASRAEKLQGEA
- a CDS encoding DUF512 domain-containing protein, giving the protein MVEITEVEKGSAAECAGLAAGDRILRINGNPVEDYIDFYYQAAEDFLELELEGTPLRRVGLEREPGTGLGLAVAEDSLRRCGNRCLFCFVDQLPRGLRPALYVKDEDYRQSFLRGNFITGSNLSADQVERIIRLGLSPLYISVHATDPAVRGRMLGGCRKPEILPLLRRLLDGGVRLHYQAVVCPGYNDGAVLERTVEELAALGEGGLSLALVPVGLTAHRQGLAELTPVKPVLAREVLDLVQRSQARFLRERGSRFVFAADEFYLIAGRAFPRAEAYEDYPQIENGVGLVRHALEGVGRALRRLARRGLAAGRIGLVSGTDFAPIIEKRVIPRLERRFGPRFSLARATNSLLGDRVTVAGLLPGR
- a CDS encoding DPP IV N-terminal domain-containing protein, with the protein product MDKITAACAALTAFVFVSAALAADGLRIVEPRPGTVCYGQEELSLRAEYSGSLPAEGLRFVWSVSGGTVVSEGINASVRALAYRVQTLTVRALAGDSAVARDSLRLTVIQRPEQFTLSERADWEGEVSSRGTLVAFTSFRSGEPEVWTASTASRGVSRITYQGGWAPSWCVDGRTLVFWSERAGVRDLWLLDLGKDQNNARRLTAGDGYDWLPACSPTDSRVAYCSKRGHRLSLKVLDYAAEGQPPQEVVGPEQHPLFPRWFPDGGSLLFTSYSDSLPVVCKVSLLDGSVSRLAGPGAEDADISPDGSHLVLVRNGSLWLHRLADGYERQLTRDGGAVISPRFFPDGRRVIFASSLSGNYDLWTLDLPLSD
- a CDS encoding ParA family protein is translated as MIKLAVITSKGGTGKTTTAVNLGHGLALSGKRVILIDCDPHGDLGLVFGIEGEKSLSDLLRSGKTSVSQVRENLFLITSGGRKLSETELAIAGRDGREFILRNSLSDLRNVDFLICDCAPSRNLININALTLVDRVIIPVSMDYLAMNGARHTIELMREIKRFTRVETELLGILATQYDVRTNLSAEIYRVLVSHFPNKVFDTVIRVNTRLREAPSFGQTIFEYAINSTGAEDYYNLTHEVLRKTSPVRVD
- a CDS encoding tetratricopeptide repeat protein, with amino-acid sequence MASQEKQNAGASGGGSADQISGSKAEGLYAAGMEHYSNRRYVDAAASFAQALVQSNRHPGALKYLGITSYLLGRYPKAIECLVQFLEREPDDEQALWHTGLTCLEMVRFSEAERVLRRLVTVNPRSAQGWRGLGMIFYRRGLYGEAVNMLRKALEAEPNDPDVLFQLGEAFNKLDQVDPAVECFESVLKSQPDNPKVYYNLGILYDKKSLPERASLMYRQAKELSVSGERRAKTAPVKDVADKGLFFSRSLTLVSESPESQPVAGVDRDRYEKFSRRQNRKKQRRVTPEVAPGAEKIGTMDLTKASLKIEEALRTIKEKRV